TGAGCTCGGGGTTGAGGTCCTTGATCTCGTCGTAGCTGCTGCCGCTGAGGTTGGCGATAATCTCCAGATCGGTCGTGGTCGGCACCTTCACCGTCTCAAAGTCGAAGGGCGGCAGGTACTCCAGTTCGGTGAAACCGTATTTTTCCGGCTCCTTGGCGATCAGCAGCGCCGCCAGCAGCTTGGGCAGGTAGTTCTTGGTTTCGGGTTGCAGGTAGCTTCCGTGGCTGAGCTCCCAGAAATCCCGCGTACCGTACATCTCGACCGCCCGCCCAATCTTGCCGGAGCCGGCATTGTAGGCGGCGACCGCCAGGTACCAGTCCCTCTCGAAGTAGTTATAGAGGTCCTTGAGATGACGGGCAGCGGCGCGGGTGGCCTTGACCGGGTCCCGCCGTTCGTCGCGCCACCAATCGTTGTCGAGGCCGTAGAGCCGCCCCGTCCCTTCGATGAACTGCCACGGACCGGCAGCATGGGCCCAGCTGTAGGCGCGGTTGTTGAAACCCGATTCGATCATCGCCAGGTAGACAAGGTCCTGGGGCAAACCCTCTTCGGCAAAAGTCTTCTGCATCATCGGCAGGTAGCGGGCAGAGCGTTCCAGCCAGCGCTTGAACACCTTCTGGGCCGGGCCGCTGAAATAGTCGACGTAATACAGAACCTTGTCGTTCTTTACCACGGGGAAATCGAAAGGGGTTTCGGCCGGCAGCGTCTGGCCCTCATCCTCGGGGGGAGCCAGGTCTTCTCCGGCGAGGATCTCGGCGTCCTCGATGGTCTCGGGGTCGGCGAGCGGCTCCTCCTCCGCGAGCTCCTCCTCAGTGAGCTCTTCCTCGGCAGCCGGGGTCCCCGCCGCCAGGAGCGCGTTGGCAGCGGCTTCGGGCGTGAGGACGGTCGTCGCAGCGGGGATTGAAACGGCAGGGGCCGCTGACGGGGGAGCGGAAGAAAGGATGAAGCTGGCGGCAGGCAAGGCGGGGTTGGTCGCGAGGGTAGCGGGCTCTGTTTCAGCCGGTACGGCAAAGGCCGGATCCCGGGTGACCATTTCGGGCGGAGCTGGCAGGCAGCCACCGATAAGCAGTAAAAGGGAAAGAACCAAAAGCTTCTGCATTACATACCTCCTGCAATGGCGGAAAGGCTACCCCGCCAAGGCGCATTCTGTCAAGGATTTCCGGCCTCCTCCGGCCAGAATCGACGCTCCAGCTCAGCCAGCAGAGGCTCAAAGGTGCGCCTGTTTCGGGCACTTACCGGGATGGCGTCGAAGCGTCGGCAGAGGGGGGCAATCTCCTCTTCCGGCACCAGGTCGACCTTGTTGAAGACCCGCAGGCGGGGGATGCGGTCGAGCTCCAGATCTTGCAAGATACGCTCCACCGCGCGGATATGCTCCTCGAATCGGGGGTGGGCGAGGTCGACCACGTGCAGCAGCAGGTCGGCGTCTTCCAGCTCCTCGAGGGTTGCCTTGAAGGCGCCGATGAGACTCTTGGGAAGATGGCGGATGAAGCCGACGGTGTCGGTAATGATCACCTCCCGCTCCATGGGAAAGCGCAGCCGCCGTGTGGAGGTGTCGAGGGTGGCGAAGAGCAGGTCTTCGGTGAAGACCTCGCTCTGGGTGAGAGCATTGAGCAGGGTCGACTTGCCGGCATTGGTATAACCGACGATGGAGACGATCGGCACTCCGGCCCGGATGCGTTTTTGCCGGCGCTGCATGCGGCCGCGGGCGAGTGTTTCAAGCTGCTTCTCCAGGCGGCTGATGCGATCGCGCAGACGGCGGCGGTCGGTCTCCAGCTTGGTTTCACCGGGGCCGCGGCCGCCGATGCCGCCCATCAGCCGCGACATGGCTGTCCCCCGGCCGAGCAGACGCGGCAGAATATACTTGAGCTGCGCCAGTTCCACCTGGACCTTGCCGTCAAGGGTGTGCGCGCGGCGGGCGAAGATATCGAGAATCAGCTGGCTGCGGTCGATGACCTTGAGGTCGGTGAGTTCGGAGATGGAGCGGATCTGGGCTGGCGAGAGGTCCTGGTCGAAGATGAGCAGGGTGGCGCCCAGTTGCAGCGCCTGAATCACCACCTCCTTGATCTTTCCCTCCCCCATCAGGTACTTGGGATTGATCTGGCGGGCACGCTGCAGCACCCGCTCGAGCACCACGACATCGGCGGTGCGGGCCAGTTCGGCCAGTTCGTCGAGGGAATCCTCCG
The nucleotide sequence above comes from Desulfuromonadales bacterium. Encoded proteins:
- the hflX gene encoding GTPase HflX yields the protein MLHGNLTGLKSSQIQALERIYRRRVPVDQVITGELARYLTERSFDLQRQLGVIIDRAGTILYVIVGDDRQIVIPDLSGYALGRSRLRGLRCVHTHLKGEALNQDDLTDLALLRLDLMAALTVGEQGLPGRVHYAHLLPPNPQAKNIEILAAASPYDLDLDFPAFLRSLEAELERKLAETVDLSDTREKVILVSVSAESRQEAEDSLDELAELARTADVVVLERVLQRARQINPKYLMGEGKIKEVVIQALQLGATLLIFDQDLSPAQIRSISELTDLKVIDRSQLILDIFARRAHTLDGKVQVELAQLKYILPRLLGRGTAMSRLMGGIGGRGPGETKLETDRRRLRDRISRLEKQLETLARGRMQRRQKRIRAGVPIVSIVGYTNAGKSTLLNALTQSEVFTEDLLFATLDTSTRRLRFPMEREVIITDTVGFIRHLPKSLIGAFKATLEELEDADLLLHVVDLAHPRFEEHIRAVERILQDLELDRIPRLRVFNKVDLVPEEEIAPLCRRFDAIPVSARNRRTFEPLLAELERRFWPEEAGNP
- a CDS encoding LysM peptidoglycan-binding domain-containing protein, producing the protein MQKLLVLSLLLLIGGCLPAPPEMVTRDPAFAVPAETEPATLATNPALPAASFILSSAPPSAAPAVSIPAATTVLTPEAAANALLAAGTPAAEEELTEEELAEEEPLADPETIEDAEILAGEDLAPPEDEGQTLPAETPFDFPVVKNDKVLYYVDYFSGPAQKVFKRWLERSARYLPMMQKTFAEEGLPQDLVYLAMIESGFNNRAYSWAHAAGPWQFIEGTGRLYGLDNDWWRDERRDPVKATRAAARHLKDLYNYFERDWYLAVAAYNAGSGKIGRAVEMYGTRDFWELSHGSYLQPETKNYLPKLLAALLIAKEPEKYGFTELEYLPPFDFETVKVPTTTDLEIIANLSGSSYDEIKDLNPELKRWSTPPGVKNYEVRIPAGNRDAFVEKYALLPENRRASYQHHKIRSGDTLLGLARRYGIRVADIVSLNKISNPRALRVGTDLILPLQKGGSTINVADLGDDYQRSRRQTPKSYKVRSGDSLWKIARRFGVSEKELKGWNRLGSKSVLRPGQTLVVSATSGRQAVAAKQSEAKKTVAKKSDAKKTVAKKSDAKKTVAKKGAAPQKIVYKVRPGDTIFGIGRQFKVAARQIMDWNNLSENHILQPGDRLTLLLQGEHRS